A window of Dehalococcoidia bacterium genomic DNA:
ACTCCATCGGATCGGCAAGCCTGTCGGCAACCAGGCAGGTTTTCGAAAGCCGCTTGATTTCATCGGCAACGACATTCCGTTTGACCTCCACGGCCCGGTAGCGGGCTTCATCGATGAGGCCCAACTGATAACCGATAGGTGTGAGGCGCAGATCAGCGTTATCCTGACGCAAAAGCAGCCGATGCTCCGCCCGTGAAGTGAGCAGCCGATAAGGTTCGGTCAGATATTTGGTCACCAGATCATCGATCATTACCCCGATGTATCCCTGGTCTCTGCGAAGGATCAGGGGCGGTTTGCCCTTCACTTTCAGGGCGGCGTTTATGCCTGCGATCAATCCTTGCCCTGCAGCTTCTTCATAGCCGGTGGTGCCGTTGATCTGTCCGGCCAGGAAGAGCCCGGGAAGCCGCTTGGTTTCCAGTGTGCTCAAAATCTGGCTGGACGGCATGTAATCATATTCGATGGCATACCCGAAGCGAACCATTTCAACCTTTTCCAGAGCAGGTATGGACCGAATCATAGCCAGTTGCACATCCTCCGGCAGACTGGTATTCCCGCCCTGCAAATAGACTTCACCGGTTTCCCATCCCTCGGGCTCCAGGAAAAGCGGGTGCGCCGCCTTGTTGGGGAATTTCATGATCTTGTCCTCGATGGAAGGACAGGTGCGAGGGCCGATTCCCTGTATGCTTCCGTTGAACAATGGCGCGCGATGGATGTTGGCTCGAATGATCTCGTGCGTCTTCTGGTTGGTGGAAACAAGATAACAGGGGATTTGATCTCGCCATGAGGGCTGTCCGTTGAGAGGGTAAACAGGATTGGGACGCGGGAAGCTCATTGGATCGGGATGAAGGGAATCGAAGCTGAAATAGAGAGGTGTCGGACTCCCCGGCTGAACAACCGTTTTGGAAAAATCGATGGTCTTGGCATCCAGTCGCGGTGGCGTGCCTGTTTTGAGGCGTCCCAGTTCAAATCCCTGTTGACGCAGGCTTTGGGAGAGGCCGTAAGCCGCGAACTCTCCCGCCCGGCCGGCGGCAAAGCTCTTCTCACCTACAATCACTCGGCCGGCAAGTGAGGTTCCTGTCGTTAAGACAACGGTTTTTCCCTCATAGGTCCAGCCCGTGCTGGTGGTGATCTTGAGTATCCGATCGGCACCATCGCCGACTGGTTCCAGTCCTTCCACCAGCGCCTGCTTCATGTGGAGGTTGGGCTGTCTTTCCAGCGAGTGTTTCATCGCCAGCCCATAGAGTTTTTTATCTGCTTGCGCCCGTAGCGCCTGAACCGCCGGCCCTTTACCGGTGTTGAGCATTCTGATCTGGATGAAGGTCTTATCGGTGTTTCGTCCCATTTCCCCGCCCAAGGCATCGATCTCTCGAACCAGATGTCCCTTGGCCGGCCCGCCGATGGAGGGATTGCAGGGCATCAGCGCCGTTGTATCCAGATTCATGGTCAGGAGAAGGGTTTGGCACCCCATCCGGGCAGAAGCCAGAGAGGCCTCGCAACCGGCATGCCCGGCGCCGACCACAATTACATCGTAAATCATCGCATCAACATTCTATCATTATTGGGGCTGCTGAAACAGTGGCGAGATGTGGGCCATCAATGGTTGGGTGAATGTGTATCGCCGAACAGGATTACCCAAAACAGGCACCTGATGCGCAAATGACATTGACGGGTTTTGAGAGAATGGGTTATAATCAAAAAAACAGAGTTAAAAGGTGGTGCACGTATGGCCAATGAAACAGGGAAGCGGTATAAATGTTCCAAGTGCGGCGCGGAGATGATCGTCACCCGAGGCGGAAAAGGGACGGTCAGTTGCTGTGGACAGCCAGTTGAATTGAAGAAGTAGAGGGGGAATTTTTCACATGCCAAATCAATTAGGTAAGCGGTTCACTTGTACAGTCTGCAATACTGAGGTCCTGATCACCAAGGCAAGTGAAGGCACAGTTGAATGTTGCGGCAAGCCAATGGAGATGCAAACACCCAAGCCATTACCATCGTCTGACTAGTGTATCGAAGTAATTGTAGATAACGTCCAGCAGAATAGGAAAGAAGGGGCCATTCTAGCCCCTTCTTTTTGATTAGGGAAAAGATTTTGGCCAAACGATTTCATTACGGGGGCCAGGCAGTGATGGAAGGGGTGATGATGCGGGGGCCCAAGCAAGTGAAGGTGTCTGTGCGTCGACCGGATGGCGAGATTGTGTCCCAAACGGAACCGCTCAGCTCCATCTATACGGGCCGATTGCGCCAGGTATTCCTTCTGCGCGGC
This region includes:
- the mnmG gene encoding tRNA uridine-5-carboxymethylaminomethyl(34) synthesis enzyme MnmG; the encoded protein is MIYDVIVVGAGHAGCEASLASARMGCQTLLLTMNLDTTALMPCNPSIGGPAKGHLVREIDALGGEMGRNTDKTFIQIRMLNTGKGPAVQALRAQADKKLYGLAMKHSLERQPNLHMKQALVEGLEPVGDGADRILKITTSTGWTYEGKTVVLTTGTSLAGRVIVGEKSFAAGRAGEFAAYGLSQSLRQQGFELGRLKTGTPPRLDAKTIDFSKTVVQPGSPTPLYFSFDSLHPDPMSFPRPNPVYPLNGQPSWRDQIPCYLVSTNQKTHEIIRANIHRAPLFNGSIQGIGPRTCPSIEDKIMKFPNKAAHPLFLEPEGWETGEVYLQGGNTSLPEDVQLAMIRSIPALEKVEMVRFGYAIEYDYMPSSQILSTLETKRLPGLFLAGQINGTTGYEEAAGQGLIAGINAALKVKGKPPLILRRDQGYIGVMIDDLVTKYLTEPYRLLTSRAEHRLLLRQDNADLRLTPIGYQLGLIDEARYRAVEVKRNVVADEIKRLSKTCLVADRLADPMESFGLPPMGHNVSALEFLRRPEITYQIIARLGYGNPELIPECAEQVEIEAKYQGYIERQQAVVQKMHRIEDRRIPDWLEYAQVGGLRFEARQKLTRFRPQTLGQASRIDGVTPADIFVLMVNLERAKSQIG
- a CDS encoding desulfoferrodoxin translates to MANETGKRYKCSKCGAEMIVTRGGKGTVSCCGQPVELKK